A portion of the Nostoc sp. KVJ3 genome contains these proteins:
- a CDS encoding ribbon-helix-helix domain-containing protein: MPTGTRLNIYFTDEDDLALYDLISAEAKTEKRSMSQMVKLLASEALTARHTKKTKLKKQDED; encoded by the coding sequence ATGCCCACAGGAACAAGATTAAATATTTATTTCACAGATGAAGATGACTTAGCACTTTACGACTTAATATCTGCTGAAGCAAAAACTGAAAAACGCTCTATGAGTCAAATGGTAAAACTTCTTGCTTCGGAAGCGCTCACGGCAAGACACACAAAAAAAACCAAATTAAAAAAACAGGATGAAGATTAG